gtgagattttatatacacacagaccatgaaaaaatatacattgtaaggagagtgatcacttaagatgagctattaccagcaggagagtggggtggggggaaagaaaaccttttgaagtgataatcaaggtgggccatttccagcacatttccaggagttaacaagaacgtctgaggaagagttggggggtgcggggggcggaggaataaacaaggggaaatagtttcacttagtataatgactcaagctctcccagtctctattcaagcctaagttaattgtatccaatttgcaaattaattccaattcagcagtctcttgttggagtctgtttttgaagtttttttgttgaaggatagtcactttgaggtcagaaattgagtgaccagagagattgaagtgttctctgactggtttatgaatgttataattcttgacatctgatttgtgtccatttattcttttacgtagagactgtccagtttgaccaatgtacatggcagaggggcattgctggcacatgatggcatatatcacattggtagatgtgcaggtgaatgagcctctgatcgtgtggctgatgtgattaggccctatgatggtgtcccctgaatagatatgtgggcacagttggcaacgggctttgttgcaaggataggttcctgggttagtgattctgttgtgtggtgtgtggttgctggtgagtatttgcttcaggttggggggctgtctgtatgcaaggactggcctgtctcccaagatttgtgagagtgatgggtcatccttcaggataggttgtagatccttgataatgtgttggagaggttttagttgggggctgaaggtgatggttaggtgggttctgttattttctttgttgggcctgtcctgtagtaggtgacttctgggtactcttctggctctatcaatctgtttcttcacttcagcaggtgggtattgtagttgtaagaatgcttgaaagagatcttgtgggtgtttgtctctgtctgaggggttggagcaaatgtggttgtatcgcagagcttggctgtagacaatggatcgtgtggtgtggtctgggtgaaagctggaggcatgtaggtaggaatagcggtcagtaagtttctggtataggatggtgtttatgtgaccatcgcttattagcattgtagtgtccaggaagtggatctcttgtgtggactggaccaggctgaggttgatggtgggatggaaattgttgaaatcatggtggaattcctcaagggcttcttttccatgggtccagatgatgaagatgtcatcaatgtagcgcaagtagagtagggacgttaggggacgagagctgaggaagtgttgttctaagtcagccataaaaatgttggcatactgcggggccatgcgggtacccatagcagtgccgctgatctgaaggtatacattgtccccaaatgtaaaatggttatgggtaaggacaaagtcacaaagttcagccaccaggttagccgtgacattatcggggatagtgttcttgacggcttgtagtccatctttgtgtggaatgttggcgtagagggcttctacatccatagtggccaggatggtgttttcaggaagatcaccaagggattgtagtttcctcaggaagtcagtggtgtctcaaagatagctgggagtgctggtagcgtagggcctgaggagggagtctacacagccagacaatcctgctgtcagggtgccaatgcctgagatgatggggcgctcaggatttccaggtttatagatcttgggtagtagatagaatatcccaggtcggggttccaggggtgtgtctgtgtggatttgttcttgtgctttttcagggagtttcttgagcaaatgctgtagtttcttttggtaaccctcagtgggatcagagggtaatggcttgtagaaagtggtgttgaagAACTGCTGAGCagcttcttgttcatattctgacctattcaagatgatgacagcacctcctttgtcagcctttttgattatgatgtcagagttgtttctgaggctgtggatggcattgtgttctgcatggctgaggttatggggcaagtgatgttgcttttccacagattcagcccgtgcacgtcggcggaagcactctatgtagaagttcagtctgctgtttcgaccttcaggaggagtccacctagaatccttctttttgtagtgttggtaggaaggtctctgtgggttagtatgttgttcagaggtgtgttggaaatattccttgagtcagagatgtcgaaaataggattctaggatacagaactgtatcatgttcgtgggggtggaggggcagaaggagaggccctgatataggacagattcttctgctaggttaagagtatagttggatagattaacaata
The genomic region above belongs to Lepidochelys kempii isolate rLepKem1 chromosome 28, rLepKem1.hap2, whole genome shotgun sequence and contains:
- the LOC140904237 gene encoding uncharacterized protein isoform X4, translated to MDVEALYANIPHKDGLQAVKNTIPDNVTANLVAELCDFVLTHNHFTFGDNVYLQISGTAMGTRMAPQYANIFMADLEQHFLSSRPLTSLLYLRYIDDIFIIWTHGKEALEEFHHDFNNFHPTINLSLVQSTQEIHFLDTTMLISDGHINTILYQKLTDRYSYLHASSFHPDHTTRSIVYSQALRYNHICSNPSDRDKHPQDLFQAFLQLQYPPAEVKKQIDRARRVPRSHLLQDRPNKENNRTHLTITFSPQLKPLQHIIKDLQPILKDDPSLSQILGDRPVLAYRQPPNLKQILTSNHTPHNRITNPGTYPCNKARCQLCPHIYSGDTIIGPNHISHTIRGSFTCTSTNVIYAIMCQQCPSAMYIGQTGQSLRKRINGHKSDVKNYNIHKPVREHFNLSGHSISDLKVTILQQKNFKNRLQQETAELELICKLDTINLGLNRDWESLSHYTK